Genomic window (bacterium):
AGCCGGGATCAGGCAGGAGATCAAATGGAATCCGGCCTTCGCCAACCCCATCTTCGCCCGGCACCTGGAACTGACCCGCGCCGCCGCTCCCCGCGTCGACCTGGCGATCTGGCCCGAGTCTTCGGTGCCTTGGTACCTGGAGGAAACCCCGGAAGCGCTCTCCGCCCTCCGGGCCTCGCTCTCCGGAAGCGACGCGGTCCTGATCGTGGGAGGGGACGTCCACGAAGTCGCGGAGTCGGGCGAGCGCTATTACAACGCGGTCTACCTGATCGACCGGGAAAAAGGCATCGAAGGACGCTACGACAAGCTCCACCTCGTGCCCTTCGGGGAGTTCGTGCCCCTGCGCGGACTGTTTCCGTTTCTGGCCGGCCTGGTTCCCTGGGAGCACGATTTCACTCCCGGAAAAACGGCGGCGATCCTGAAGTCGCCGTCTCTGCCGGGGGTGGAGATCGGCCCCCTGGTCTGTTTCGAAGACATCGTCCCCCCCCTGTCCCGGGACCTTTCCCGCCGGGGCGCGAACCTGCTGGTCAACCTCACCAACGACGCTTGGTTCGGGGAGACGGTCCAGCCGTTTCAGCACGCGGCCGCCGCCCTCTTCCGGACGGTGGAAAACCGGGTCTCCCTGGTCCGGGCCACCAACTCCGGATACTCCTGTCTGATCGATCCCTGGGGGCGGATCGTGGGGGAAGTCCGCGATCCTTCGGGCCGCGTACTCTTCGCCTCCGCCTGGACCGCGGAGGAAGTGCCCCTGCTGGCAGGGGGGACGTTCTACACCCGCCACGGCGACGTCTTCGTCCTGGTCTGCGCCGCCCTGGCGGCCGCCCTGCTCCTGCCGGCGCTTTTCAAGAAAAGCGCCTGAAGCCCCCCCGGCCCCGGAAGATTTTTGCACCTGATTACTCTGATTAACTCTGATTGGGGAAAGAATTCCCCCCCCTGAACCCCGAACCCTGAACCCTGAACCCTCTTCTTTCCCCCCCCTTCATGTCCTTCATGGTCGAACGATCCCACGAATGGGAAAAGAGCATGGCTCCCACTGTCCGCCGGGCGGCATCTTCAGCCCGCCGGCATCTCTTAAAATTCTCTGTGACCTCGGTGATCTCTGTGGTTCAATTCCCTCCCTTCTTCATGCCCTTCATGGTCGAGAGAAGCATAGAGCGTGGAGCATAGAGTAAAATCTGTAAAATCTGTGGACTGCTTCCCTTCCTGAACCCTGAACCCTCTGTTTCCCCTTCATGAACTTCATGGTATTTCCACAGATTTCACAGATTAGAGGACTAAAATTACACAGATGGAGATGGCTCCCACTGTCCGCCGGGCGACATCTTCAGTCCGCCGGCATCTCTTAAAATTCTCTGTGACCTCGGTGATCTCTGTGGTTCAATTCCCTCCCTTCCTGAACCCTGAACCCTCTGTTTCCCCTTCATGAACTTCATGGTATTTC
Coding sequences:
- the lnt gene encoding apolipoprotein N-acyltransferase; this translates as MLREGVNRRRAGKLLLPVLSGALLALPFLRFSLAGVAWAALVPLTVSWRGASWRSGALSGGLAGAVFWLLSLYWIDEVTCVGYVVLCLYLSLFWAAWGAGSVLLWRRPALGWLGAAALWTALEYLRGSLFSGFPWNPLGASQAFVPVLIQPAAATGVYGVSFLIAAANGAWARLLFPGRFRAVPAAAAAAAVGATVWWGRAVLDRAPARAAALPNVTVGLVQAGIRQEIKWNPAFANPIFARHLELTRAAAPRVDLAIWPESSVPWYLEETPEALSALRASLSGSDAVLIVGGDVHEVAESGERYYNAVYLIDREKGIEGRYDKLHLVPFGEFVPLRGLFPFLAGLVPWEHDFTPGKTAAILKSPSLPGVEIGPLVCFEDIVPPLSRDLSRRGANLLVNLTNDAWFGETVQPFQHAAAALFRTVENRVSLVRATNSGYSCLIDPWGRIVGEVRDPSGRVLFASAWTAEEVPLLAGGTFYTRHGDVFVLVCAALAAALLLPALFKKSA